One bacterium genomic window carries:
- a CDS encoding glycosyltransferase family 4 protein: FHPDSLSWHWLAEIAAQPPQPRVNDQVRILWVGRMLNWKRVDLLIRAVSKIFSEPAFGGLDLVGAGPEKVKLQKLAQKINLIDKCMFHEPMAPDKVRELMRQSDIYVLSSNRGEGWGVVANEAMAEGAVLIANEQAGAAPVLIDHGRTGFLFEDDNVDALANILKTLLANKSLREIVRQAAWMEMQTQWHPRVGAERLVRLSQGLLGQAAIPVYHYGPCCHCP, translated from the coding sequence GTTTTCACCCAGACTCTCTGTCTTGGCACTGGCTTGCCGAGATAGCAGCTCAGCCGCCTCAACCACGAGTTAACGATCAAGTGCGAATCCTGTGGGTTGGTCGGATGCTGAATTGGAAGCGGGTTGATTTGTTGATACGGGCTGTGTCGAAAATCTTTAGCGAACCTGCCTTTGGAGGGCTGGATTTAGTAGGGGCTGGCCCTGAAAAAGTGAAACTGCAAAAATTGGCTCAGAAGATAAATTTGATTGATAAGTGTATGTTTCATGAGCCGATGGCTCCCGATAAAGTGCGTGAACTGATGCGTCAATCTGATATCTACGTCCTATCCAGCAATCGAGGCGAAGGCTGGGGTGTGGTAGCAAATGAAGCTATGGCTGAGGGGGCAGTCCTTATAGCTAACGAGCAGGCCGGTGCCGCTCCCGTACTCATCGACCATGGGCGCACTGGTTTTCTATTTGAAGATGATAATGTTGATGCACTAGCAAATATTTTGAAGACACTTCTTGCAAATAAATCACTTCGAGAAATTGTGCGTCAGGCAGCCTGGATGGAAATGCAGACACAGTGGCATCCTCGTGTAGGGGCAGAGCGGTTGGTGAGGTTGAGTCAGGGCCTTCTTGGTCAGGCAGCCATACCTGTTTATCACTATGGGCCATGTTGCCATTGTCCTTAA